The Cellulomonas oligotrophica sequence GAAGCCTCGACGGCCATAGGTTGCACTTCTCGCATACGCGCTACGACGACGTCCGTGCAGAACCTTCTGAACGCCTTACGGTTGCTGCTGTAGACGTCTTCGAGGGTAGTGATGTCGTACTCACTTCCCGCTTTGTTCACCTCGCCGGCGCTAAGCGTCTCGAACGTGCGCAGGCCTTCTGCGCGGCTGCCGATAATGAACGTACAATCTTCGACCTTCTCCCGGACCAAGGTGTTGACGTACCTCTGCTGGTCGGCCCGAAGATTTTCCAATTCGTCGATGAGGAACGTGATCCTGATTCCAGGTAGCAGGTCGCGCACTACGAGCCGAACAATCTCAAACAGCGCCGCGCCGGGCGCCGCTTTGATGTCAATATCGAGCGAAGGGCGGAGTGCAGCGTTGTTTACGGCGCGATCAAGCGTTCGGATTTCGCGCGACACTTGATCCACCAGTCCACGGAGTCCCTCGCGTGTGGCAGGCGGCAGCCCCCCGTCGAACGCCTCTTGAACCGCCTGCTGAAAGTGTCTTTGCGTTTCTGCCGTCCAGGGATCTTCGGAGGACTCCGCCAGATCGATCAGGTCTTCAACGATTAGCCGCAGGAGCCAAAGGTCCATGTAGTAAGCGAAAATCGATGACCACACCGTAGAGCTTTGACGCTTCCCCGAGAATCTGCTGGCGTTGAGGCCGCTGCATCTGAAGTAGACGCCGATATATCCGTCGCCTCGGACTTTGGCAACTTTAGCCGATATGTCGAGTGTTTGCAGTGCGTAGGAAAGGTGGCGCATTAGATGCGTCCGCCCGCCGCCCTTGCCGCCGGTTATGAAATGCGGCATTGGGCTACGTGGATCGACTATAGAACCGAAACCGCCCTCGGCTGTGGGCAAGTCGACAAAAGTGGTGCGAATCTCGCGATCGGTAAAGTCGACAGCCTTCGTGACTTCGAACGGGTTATCCTGCCTGTAGTCCGGCATCAGTACACCTTTTGGAAGCGCGGGAATATTGGTTCCCATGTTGGCTCGGGCTCGTCGAACCAGAAGATGGGAAGTGTGTTGTCGGGAACGTTATGCTGGAATCCGAGCAGAAGTTGCCCGTCGCGGTACCCTAGTGGGTCGGTGGTCAGGAGAGATCCGTAGCCCTCAGCAAGTGCTCGCCCTTCCTCCATGCTCGTGTACGCGCCGCAGCCATGGTAGACGCGGGAGTTCGCTGCGAAAGCCATTTGTGATTCGTCAATCTCGTGGAGCGCGCGGACATCATCAAAAGATGTACGACGTGCAGCATCTAGGCCGATTGACTTTGCAAATAGTGTGTAATACGAGATCGTTAGAGACCTTCCATCGCGTGCAGCTACGGCGCGGATGTCCCGCACCACTGACCGACTGTAGGAAGTTGCCTGCTGACCAGAACCGAGAAGGTCGTCTAGGAAGACGATTCGTGTCAGGTCGTGCGGAACGAGCCGCGTCTCGGGGTCTGTCAGCGGACCGCTCGCCAGCTCGTGCTGACTAACGAACAAGCCCTTCGGCAAACTGTTCACTTGCCTGAAGTAGTACATGAGGTGCGAGCCTGACTCGGACGGGTTCCCCATCGCTATGAATCGGGTGCGTCGCAGCTCGCCGGCGAACTCGTCAGCGATAAACGTGCTGTCGAGGGTGTCTCCGGCCCGGTGTCTGATCTGCTGGACGATCGGGTACCGATAGATGTCGCGGTAGAGCGCCTCGAGAAGCACGCGCATCTCACGAGCCCCAAAGTAGACAAAGTGTCTCAAGAGGTGCAACGCGTGCATTCGCTCAGCGGCAACATCGAATACTCGGCCGTCGAAGTTGCTAAGCCAACGCTCAATGTCTGGTTCTTGGACGCGTCGCTCCCACACGCGTTCGCTCAGCGTCTTGATGTCGCGGATTAATGCGGCTTCGTGTGTCGCGTCCATCGCCTATGCCCCACTTCTGATTGAAGCGGGAGCGCAGACTTTGTCAAACATGTAGATGACTTCTGCGTGCGCTGGTTGCGATCCTCGGTGCCTTACCGTGAGGAGTGTGCGCCCTCTGATCTCGTCGCGAACCTTCAGTCGGAGCTTATATCCTTGAGCAGAAACCATTCGCGCCAGATGTCTGTGCGTCTCGATTTCCATCCCGACGACGCGGTTAGTACCGCACACGAGGATCACGGTCTCTGGACGCGAGGTCTGAAGTCCAACCCTTAGCGCTGCCTGCATGTCCACGAAGTAGTTCAGGTAGATTGCTGCCCGGTAGGGGTCGACTTCAGAAATATCCTCCACGTTTTCTCGCAGTTCGTCGTCTTTAAGGAGGTCGGCGCTTCGCGCTCGCTCGCTCTCATCGAGGTGCTCACGACCGATCGAAGACCGTTCGAGGGTCCGTGTGCCTCGCGCATCGGCGTACCCAAGCCACGCGGCTTCCAAGCTCGTACTCCGGACGTACTTCTGCGCGGCTCCGTACGGCGGACTTGTGACCATAACGGAGGGTGTCTCTGGGCAAGGCCACGACGCCGCGGTCCGTGCGTCACCGAGGCGAACCTCGACGGTTGGCAAGTCGTTCGGGATCCGACATGCCAAGGTTGCTAGGCGTGACGTCACTCGCAGAAACCCTCGGCGGACGTCATCGGACGTTGCGTTAGTGTTGGGAGATTCGGCCAGACGCACGGGTACTGGAATGCGCGGGTCTCGGATGCTGTGATCGAGAGCGGTCCGTGCGAGTGCTAAGCGGAGCAGGTTCGCTTGCGGTCTGTCAACGTTCTGGCACATCACTTCAACTACCGCCGCAAGGCGGCAGAGCATTGAGTACGCGGCGCGGGAGTACCATTTCTCGACAAACAGCGACGGCTCGTACTTTCGTCGACCTGCGGCGGCTCTTTCGACGCATGCCCGCGCCAGCGCTTCTATCTCTGGTTTTTCAGCATTCAAAGGGGTTGTCTTGACTTCAGCTATGAGGGCGGCAACCGGGTTGCTGTCGATCCCATAGGCCTGGCGTCCGCCGAGGGCTGCTTCCAGCAGCACAGTTCCCGAACCACAAAATGGATCCACCACGGTCGCGTCGCGACCTATTGCCCCGGACTCGAGGAAGAACCTGGGAATATGTCGTACGAGGCGTGCCGGGTATGGGTACAGCGAGTGACTGGACTCGTCGGCGGGCAGAGATCCGACTAGATCTCTGAAGCTCACGGCGGTCATCGTGGAGGCGCCCAGACTCTCGAGTCGAGCGAGATCAGCGGTGTGTCGTTCGAGCCGACCGTCAGATCGATGGAGGCCCTGGACGCGCTCAGGCGCAAGTGCGAGGTCGCTCACGGCCGAATCATAGGCGCTCCGCCACCAAGATCTCGGCCTGCGACGCGCGCCTGGCGAACAAGATGTGTGGCAGCGGCTACCCCCCCCGGGCGAGTGCTGCACGGATTCCAAGGGGCGGTCCAGCGAGAGACTGCCCGGAGTGCCGGTACGTCCGCGTCGCACAGAGGTCGACCCCGGCTACAGCCAGCGGACTGGCCTGTGCGGTGTCGCTCGCCGCTCCCGTTACCGCTCGTGGGCTCGATGAGGCGCACCTGTCCAACGTCCTGTTCGACGCTCACCACGACGACCCGGAGTTCGGGCACCCGCTCCTGGCCGACGACGCCGCCCGTGCCGGGCAGGTCACCTGCGCCCGAGCCGTGTGGCGGATCTGCTCCGAGAACGGCTGGTGGTCGGTGTTCGGCAAGAAGCGCAGCCGGGGCGGCAAGAAGGTCGGGTCGTCGGCCCACGACGGCCTCGTGCTGCGACAGTTCCGGGCCGACGCGTCGAACCGGTTGTGGCTCTGGGACATCTCCGAGCACCCCACGGCCGAGGGCAAGGTCTACTTGTGCGCGATCAAGGACGTCTACTCCAAGCGGAGCGTCGGATACTCCATCAGCGACCGAATGACGTCCCGGATCGCGGCGAACGCCCTGCTCAGTGCCGTGCAGCGAGGCCGCGACGTGGCCGGGAGCGTGGTTCACAGCGACCGCGGCAGCCAGCTCCGTAGCCGTGAGGTCGCCCGCATTCTGGCCGATCACGACCTGGTCGGCTCCATGGGCCAAGTCGCCTCCGCCGGATACAACGCCGCCATGGAGAGCTTCTTCTCCCTGCTGCAGATCAATGTCCTGAACCGGCAGCGCTGGGCCACCCGCGAGGACCTGCGGGTCGCGATCGTCACCTGGATCGAGAGGACCTACCACCGCCGCCGACGCCAGCACCGGCTCGGTCGGCTGACACCGATCGAGTTCGAGACCATCCTGACCTCTCAGGTCGCGCTCGCTGCCTGAGACCGCCTGTCACCTACTCGTGCAGCAGCCCCGTGTCAGGACTGCTTTCGGTGGGGGTGAAGATGGTCCGTCTCCAGCAGCACGAGCGTGCTCTCCCCATGCACGGCGGACCGGGTGGTCGCAGTCAGCACGTCGACGAGCGCGCGCGCCAGGTCCGGGAAGCGCTCCGCAAACGCATTGAGACCCGTGACGACCACGACCAGGCCCGTTGCCCCAGCGCGCCCGCCGTAGGCGCCGTGAGTGACGTCCTCGAGGCAGTCGTGCAGCGCGTCGAGGTTCCGGCCGAAGTGGTCGGGGAAGCCCAGGGCGGCGGCGAACCCGTCGTACATCGCATCGCGTGACTCCCACGTTGCGGCGTCCAGACGTGCGACGTGGTGGCCGGCGTCGACGAGGCGGTCGGTGGCGTCGTCGAGAATCTGTGCCCTCTGGACGACGGCAAGACCGCTGGCGCCGACGATGGGAAGGTCGAGGGTGGGAGCCGGGTCCTCATCCACCTCGAACGCCACCACCCGATCACGCTAGTCGGATGCGGGAAGCGATCACGACCGCACCAGGTCGAGTTTCGCTCGATCAGTCCCGCGCGGACGGGCGTGGTGGTTGGCTCGGAGCCGTGACTGAGTGGGCTGACATGGTGGACGTGTACGGGAGGGCGGACGAGGTGCCGCGGCTGCTGGCCCAGGCCGCTGAGGTGACGGACATGCGGGCGCCGGTCTGGGACGAGCTGTGGTCGCGGCTGTGCCACCAGGGGTCGGTGGCGCCGGCGAGCTACGCGGCGCTGCCTGCGCTGGTGGGGATGGCGCGGTCGCGGCCCGACGTGGCGGTGGATCCTGCGCTGCACCTCGCGGCGGCGATCATCGGGGCGATGGACGCGCCGGCCGGTGCGGGGTCGGAGCGAGGCGAGCACGCGGTGGAGATCGCCGCGCTGCGGGAGCTCGCGTGGCGCAAGGTGCGGCTCGTCGAGGCACGCACCGACGTGATCTGGACGCTGCTGGCCGTGGCCGCCGTCGAAGACCTGGGGGTGTGGTCGTCGCACCTCGACGCCCTGGTCGACGGGGAGATCGAGGTCGACTGCCCGTCGTGCGCGGAGCCGGCGTGCGTGGAGGTGGTTGACGGGGTGCTCGTCGTCGTGGACGGGGAGGGGGAGGCCGACGGCATCGCCGTGCGCGAGGCGGAGCCCGGCGAGATGGGCGCGGCGGAGGCGCGGCTTCTGGAGCTGTGCCGGGTGCACGGGCACGAGGGGGTGGCGGGGGAGCTGCGGCAGCTGTTCGGGCGGGTCCCGTGCCCGCACTGCGGGGAGGTGTTCTGGTTGGCGGAGGCGCTGTCCTGATCGTCGACCCGTCGGCGGTCACGGCCGGCGCCCCCACCGTCCGGTTCACGTGGTGCGGCGGAGCTCGCGGAAGGTGGTGCGGATCTGCTCGGTCAGCACCAGGGGCTGCTCGAGGGCGGCGAAGTGGCCTCCGCGGCCGAGCTGCTCGTAGTGCAGGACCGTCGCGTACCGGCGTTCGACCCATCGGCGGGACGCCTGCACGGCCTCGCCGGGGAAGATGCTGAAACCGGCCGGCGT is a genomic window containing:
- a CDS encoding phosphoribosyltransferase-like protein gives rise to the protein MDATHEAALIRDIKTLSERVWERRVQEPDIERWLSNFDGRVFDVAAERMHALHLLRHFVYFGAREMRVLLEALYRDIYRYPIVQQIRHRAGDTLDSTFIADEFAGELRRTRFIAMGNPSESGSHLMYYFRQVNSLPKGLFVSQHELASGPLTDPETRLVPHDLTRIVFLDDLLGSGQQATSYSRSVVRDIRAVAARDGRSLTISYYTLFAKSIGLDAARRTSFDDVRALHEIDESQMAFAANSRVYHGCGAYTSMEEGRALAEGYGSLLTTDPLGYRDGQLLLGFQHNVPDNTLPIFWFDEPEPTWEPIFPRFQKVY
- a CDS encoding DNA methyltransferase — translated: MSDLALAPERVQGLHRSDGRLERHTADLARLESLGASTMTAVSFRDLVGSLPADESSHSLYPYPARLVRHIPRFFLESGAIGRDATVVDPFCGSGTVLLEAALGGRQAYGIDSNPVAALIAEVKTTPLNAEKPEIEALARACVERAAAGRRKYEPSLFVEKWYSRAAYSMLCRLAAVVEVMCQNVDRPQANLLRLALARTALDHSIRDPRIPVPVRLAESPNTNATSDDVRRGFLRVTSRLATLACRIPNDLPTVEVRLGDARTAASWPCPETPSVMVTSPPYGAAQKYVRSTSLEAAWLGYADARGTRTLERSSIGREHLDESERARSADLLKDDELRENVEDISEVDPYRAAIYLNYFVDMQAALRVGLQTSRPETVILVCGTNRVVGMEIETHRHLARMVSAQGYKLRLKVRDEIRGRTLLTVRHRGSQPAHAEVIYMFDKVCAPASIRSGA
- a CDS encoding IS3 family transposase, whose amino-acid sequence is MCGSGYPPRASAARIPRGGPARDCPECRYVRVAQRSTPATASGLACAVSLAAPVTARGLDEAHLSNVLFDAHHDDPEFGHPLLADDAARAGQVTCARAVWRICSENGWWSVFGKKRSRGGKKVGSSAHDGLVLRQFRADASNRLWLWDISEHPTAEGKVYLCAIKDVYSKRSVGYSISDRMTSRIAANALLSAVQRGRDVAGSVVHSDRGSQLRSREVARILADHDLVGSMGQVASAGYNAAMESFFSLLQINVLNRQRWATREDLRVAIVTWIERTYHRRRRQHRLGRLTPIEFETILTSQVALAA
- a CDS encoding barstar family protein, whose protein sequence is MVAFEVDEDPAPTLDLPIVGASGLAVVQRAQILDDATDRLVDAGHHVARLDAATWESRDAMYDGFAAALGFPDHFGRNLDALHDCLEDVTHGAYGGRAGATGLVVVVTGLNAFAERFPDLARALVDVLTATTRSAVHGESTLVLLETDHLHPHRKQS